gagcattttccatcatttttagatgaaatagtttcttcatgagaaataccttattatttgccgaaggtttctcatatatgtcagacaataccttcatcatatctgcggtggtcttctcctttgccacgttgtgagcagcgttctttgacagcgtcagccgaatgactcacagaacttgtctgtcgaggagatcccaatctgattgcttcatctcctctggtttcggactcaaaggttcatgaagctttctgccatataaataatcttcaatttgcattctcaagaacgcaaaatctgtaccatcgaatttaccgatgtcgtGCGTCGTACCATATTCGCTTCCCATCATTtctaaaatcacaacacaacctgttgctctgatactagttgttaggatttgaatcccaaatccgacctttgtaagcaggttaccaggaaagattggagggtcacagctggaccatttaaataccaacctccttagacagaacctacttacgtcgtaatgtaagcgaagaataaatagcacacacagatttatagtggttcaccctcaatgtgagagctacgtccacgttgctgctgcagatcttattaaagaagaaatattacaagtgtttacaacactcaacctcacaaccccaatcccaattacactcaagaatttttgggatgtgttgtcttcttcaatttttggtatGTTTAGAATGAGAAGAagtgcctctatttatagttgagatttcaagcaaaagaaaaaaaaatctctactTTCACTTTCGGCCAACATCGTTATGATGTTTCCACTTTCACTTTCGGCCGACATCGTTATGATGTCTCAACTTTCACTTTCGGCCGCTTTTCTTCTTTCCCACATGGGTGGACCTCAACCCAACACCTAATTAATCCATTAGCCCTTCACATCCCTCTTGGCTTCTCCCTTCTTCGATCACCTCGGCTGGTGCAATTAAAGTTGCTAATGTGAATGTTTTACATTTTTCAGGTATAGTCAGAGATGTAATTTTATGGAAGAGGAAGAGTTATAGTGTTGGGGCACTATTAGCAGCTACAGCGATATGGTTGGCACTTGAAGTCTGTGGATTGACGTTTATAACGCTGGGTTCTTGGATCGCCATGTTCGTGATTGCTTTCATCTTTCTTTGGGGAAACATACATATGCTCCTGGGAAAGTAAGCTACTGCGCGAAAGTTTTTCTTTCGCGTTTCCTTCATGTCATTTTGGTGTTATGGTTTATCAATTTCACATATTACAGAATTAGTTTTTGTAATGTTACTTAAGTTAACTGCACTTTACCCACCTTATAACAATACTCTACATCTCTGTCAGAGCCAAACCTGGAATTAGTTCACTGTTGCATAGCTAGTTGTGTATTCTAGTTTGGCAGTTGTTAGCGTCGTTTCTTTTGATTTTCCTTGTATGTTGAGCCTGTTTGTGTTGATGTAAGATAGCCAGCTGAATCCCAAGTCAGGTTATGGTCCTGCATCCTTGTACTACTTCATTGGTGATTAATGAAAATGTTAGTTACCCAAAAAGAAGGAGAATACTCTAAAAAAATAGAAGTCAAATACAGTAATTATTTTTACCATATTAAAAATATTGGACCTTAtccaatagaataatgaaatccCAAACCTTTTCCTCTGTAGAGACTAAAATTTAGTGATTTAATTTTACTGTTAATTAATTACTGTGGTGTCACAAAACTTAAACTATAAGTGTAGTTTTCTGATTTGTATGTTATCTTTTTTGTTACCAGCTGGTCACTTACTCGCTGTTCTTACCTCCGTTAGTTGTTTCTGTAAGGATTGACACGAAGTGTGTTTTTTCCTCTTCTGATCCCTATTGAGAAGCAGCTAATAGTACTGCGGTGATTATTTTTGCAGAGAGCCCCTGGACATGTCAAGGATGTACATAAGCGATGAATCAGCTCTAGAAGCGGGCACCAAACTTCGTGAATGGGTTGAAAAAAGCGCAAGGCTTTTGTTCAGCGTGAGTGCTGAGAGAGAGTGGTTCGTCTTTGCCGGAACTGTAGCTTCTTTGGacttgctttcggttttggccagCCACTTTGATTTACTTACGCTTCTCTACATTGGTAATTACTACTATTACTTAACTAAGCCTCTCTACATGGTAATTACTAGTACATAATTAATCAGTCTTGTACTAATTTACCTATGTTCGAATATATTAATTGTGTGTTTAAGGAGTATATATGGTAATGCAGGAGTTCTGGTGGGGCTGACTTTACCAGTGGTATATGTGAGATATGAAGATAGGATTAAGGAGTTGGGGCAACGACTAAGGGGCCGATCTCACACATATTACAGCGCCGTGACGGAGAGATGTCACACATATTACAGCACCGTGGCAGAGAGATGTCGCACATACTACAACATCATGGTGGAGAGGggcgaagaaaatgaagagcaaCCTGCAggagaagaaaatgaaaaaaaccGAGTAGTAAGTAAGTTGGGTTTGTTTTCACTTGATCATTTGTAATAAATTGGTGTGGAGTTTTATAAAATGTACCGAAAAATGGGATGGAGTAGTCTGTTTACTCCTGCTGTAATTAGGTATCTCTGCTTGAGGAAATATACTAAAGCATATGTAATAAACGTTAGTTGTATAAATTTTAACTTATGGATTGTTTACTCTGTGGATCTGTGGCGCAATGGTAGCGCGTCTGACTCCAGATCAGAAAGTTGCGTGTTTGATTCACGTCAGGttcaatttcatttcattttggtTTTCGATTCTTGAGATATGGCAGGTTGGTGCCATGAAAAATTTAAGTAAATTAAAGCTGATTTACTTGTTCATGTAAGAATGcttatttaatttttttgatAACTAATAGTTAGTCTAAAATTGTTAAAAGCATCTTGTAAGTATCACTTACAAAAATTTCAGAGATCGATAACCATTATTCTTTTTGAGCAGACCGGAAAGTTCTTTCTGTAATTAGCAAAACTCTTGAGTTATGTGAATAATTGATTTAGAGGCAGAGTATTTTTGCTATAATTGTCATCTTCATAATTACATTATGAATAAAAACATGTacctaaataatttttttgttatGGATTTCTTTgttctgcttttttttttttgttcttgtaaTTTGCCGATTTAATGAGATTAATTCAATACAATTGGCGGGCGATGAAGATGATGAGCGGCCTAAGGAAGATCAAGAATACGGAAGGTTATTGGCAATTCATTTAGGAGTAGTTTACCTAATAAGGGAAGGTTATTGGCAATTCATTCCGGAGTAGTTTACCTAATAAGAACGTGTCACGTAATAAATgaaattttaaattatatttttagGGTCTTACAATAAGGACAATTTAGGGTCAACAGGTTGACATCGAGGACATTTTAAAGCGAATAGGTAATAGAGGACATTTTTATACCAAATTCGATAATTTAAGGACATTCTAGGTCTTTTTCCGTTTATGTAATTACTATAAGTCTATAATTAATTAGGAGTTTAGGACACATTTTTTGGCCCTCCAGTACTTTATTGTCCAGTAATGCTCAATGCATTATTACTAGATGCATGACACGCGGACAATTGAAGATCAAAAGTGTAGAATCAATGCCTCACACAAGTATGACTTGGCATGCGTCACACATAGTAAAATTTTTGATtttgttttgttattttttttttattcattaaGTAGCCTTTAAAAGATACTTAATAGAAGCATAATCTCTCAATTTCCCAAGAACTAACGTCATCATAGCATATGCCAGTAAACATTCCAATAGAAAAAATTAGGAAAATCCATTGAATCGGTTTTTTTAATAGTTTCTGGTGAAAACTCAGATATGCAATACGGAAAAAAAGAGGAAATAAGGTCTGGCTATTTTGAATCTGAACAAAGTGAGGTAAAttaagtttttgtttttggttgCTCTTCTCCTGTTGGTGATGGCAAGGAACTGAAGGAGTGTGTCAAGGATGAGAAAAGAAGGTTTAAGAAATGACCTTCTTGAACTGCTTGCGCAAAGATCTTTGGAGCTAGGTGTGACTTAAAGGAAATAAGTAAAGAAGTTTAATGATATATCTAGGAGTCCCTCGTGAATTCTTGGTGAAAACCCAGAGACATGCTGCATAACATATTCTTTTTGCTAATTTTATTGAAGTTCTATAAAggtaataaaaaattaaataaaagacaAGTGATCAACAAATGATTCTACACTGTTGATCTTCAATTGTCCACGTTTCCATCCCACAATTTCCTTTGTCCAAAAAGCATGATATACTCTCTTTCAAAGAAGTATCCACTTAGTTATTTGCACGTCAcctaagaaaatactaacttctaaaaaaattaagtaatttgattaaattatccctaattaaatagatattGAGATTTGGTCACTCAACACTTAATAAAGGCAATTATGAAAAATGgggttaactttttttttatttgataaatggacactctttttaattaaaaataaaagctAAGTAGACATTATTTTTTAACAGGAGGGAAAAGTAAACTTGCTtgagagtttgattgtgattccCTAGACACCGTATTGCTTTTTTTGTAAATGTATTTTCTTCATTAATATAAACAAGCTTTTCACTCGCTCTCTTTTGAGTTCTCTTATTACTCATTGTGGAAGAGGCTCCCCTCCAGTAGGCTTTGTGTCCAGTTTGTTCAGTGCTGTCCTAATCTACTTACACCTGTACATAATTAAATCTAAGGGTCAAAATATGCTTAACTAAATTACCTCATAAATCATGGTTAAACAAGACTTATTTTATTCTTTACTAAGTTAAGTATagtttttgaatatataaattttaattttaaaacaaTCTAATCCAATAGTTAAACTAAGAGTACAACAAAATTTTCCAATCTTTTTCCGGAAAGAAATACCCACAACAATATTTTCGGATATTTCATCTTGCCATACAGAACTCTTAGTTTAACTTTAATCATGGTTTAGGAGGTATTTTAGTTAAGCATATTTTAACCCTTAGATTTAATTGTGTACATATGTAAGTAGATTAGGACTGCACTGGACAACTGGACACAAAGCCTACTGGAGGGGAGCCTCTTCCACTCATTGTAATCATGACATCGGTATGCTACAGTAATCTAATCTAGCATGATATGGGGGAGGCTTCCTGTTGGCGGATCGTAATTATTCGGACATCTATTGCTTAGCTTTATGTCACCCTTCGAAGAAATTTAGGAATGCGTCTCGTGGTAGTTTTTTTTTTGACAGAACATAAATATTCATTAATATTAAACAGTCGTTACATAGGACGAGATAACACTAAGATTACCTAACTTAGCTAGAACATTACAAGCATTAGAAGACACTTTTTACTAGTACAGTGTCCTTAATTGTTTATCTACTAACATATTATACGCCAAAGGTTAATATAGAGTGAGCAAAACAAGAAGCTGATTTGGTGTTGCTTTCTTCATTCCTTCTTGTCCCAAAAGATGTGCAATTTAGTTGGCTTCCCTAAATGAGTGGCAGACCACTGGATTACCCAGTTCCCTCATCCAGAACCTGCATTCAGAACAAATATTAGCAAATAAGAGAGTCCGAGTGTTAAGCAAAGTGATGACTTCGGTCGAGTCAGTTTCAATCTCCAGCATCAGGTATTTGTGATGATAAGCATATTTGAGTCCCTGAAGATAAACTTTGAGTTCCATATGGTATGGTTTATAGTTGAGGTTGCTCCATAAAAACCTAATATCCAGTTACTTTTATGATCGCGAATGATTCCTCCAATGCCTCATGTCTTAGAAGAAACATTAAAAGCACCATCTCTGTTAAGTTTTAAAGGACCTATGGAAGGTGGAAACAATTTAATATGGATAATGTTTGTAGAAGTATTACGGGTAGGGGAGTTGGTGGTGTAGGTAAATTCAATCACTCGCGCTTCAACCAGTTCAGTGGATAGGTATGAGGATTTATTGTTGAAGGAGTTATTGTTACGATTAAGCCAAATATGCCAAAGGGCAAAAGGAaaaaagacatcccattggagAAGATGGTTCTGAAGATTGGGGTTTAAATCTTTCGGTAAGATCAGCCAATAGTTGTTTGCATTGACATTTTGCCAATTGATCCCATAGTTATTCCAGAAAGTAGTAGCAATGGGGCATTCTACAAAGATGTGTTTAGTATTCTCAATCTGATGACAGATAGTGCAAAGATTATTAGTGGATATGGATAACCTATGGAGGTAGCTTTTGGTTGGGAGTATCATGAAGACATTGCCATAGGAAGAACTTAATCTTGTTGAGAGTATGATGGTGCTAGATTCAAAGGAAATCAACAATCATAGGAGTGGGAGGATTGGTATGCTGATACACAGAGGAGATAGAAAAGATTCCACTAGAGTTTAGAGCCCAAATGGGAGTGTCTTGGCCTATAGTGTCATCAGGGATGTAGGTGCCATTTAATTTTTCTTGAATCTCGGCAGGGAAAGCAAAAGACATTTTATCCCAATTCCAACCGGTGTCAGTCCTATATCAGTTATAGTGGATTAAGATCAGTGTGGTGGAGAGGGCCTTGGATTAGGGATCGAAGGGCAGTGGAAGGTTCGATCCAGGAAGAGTACCAGAAGCTCACATTTTCCATTACCTATTGACCATCTAAAATTACTTTTACAACAATTCCATCCTTTAAGAAGATTCTGCCAGATGAAGGAGCAGTTGGCAGCGGATGTACGAGTGTTATATGGATTTATTAAGCAGGAGGACCAGATATGAGTAGGATTAGTAAAGAGTTGCCAAGCCAGGCTAGTGAGAATGGCAAGGTTTTTATGGCGAGCTTGAGTGATTCCTAGGCCTCATTCTTTTGTAGGTTTCGTTATAGACGACCAGTTCAAGTAATGGAACTTTTTTTCTAATGGAATTGGTACCCCAAAGGAAATCTCTTTGAACCTTATCAATTCGCTTAAGAGTCTTTTGAGGGAGGAAAAGTATTGCATGGGATAGGAAGA
Above is a genomic segment from Lycium barbarum isolate Lr01 chromosome 12, ASM1917538v2, whole genome shotgun sequence containing:
- the LOC132621262 gene encoding reticulon-like protein B1 isoform X1 → MLKKFQEREICVHSIDCDCDICIGSEGFNYDETVFCVCSLDCECVICIGSVCFNSNSSSTGKDKCALVEDKVFDEISQRDEPALPCHCASDEVLLVPLIGHDHLVPSGIEPVTFSESLSEELSDATTLTSTMKADLETEQVGEAQVFSKSPHQNNNQQLSQFATIVMDPFASLVLGGIVRDVILWKRKSYSVGALLAATAIWLALEVCGLTFITLGSWIAMFVIAFIFLWGNIHMLLGKEPLDMSRMYISDESALEAGTKLREWVEKSARLLFSVSAEREWFVFAGTVASLDLLSVLASHFDLLTLLYIGVLVGLTLPVVYVRYEDRIKELGQRLRGRSHTYYSAVTERCHTYYSTVAERCRTYYNIMVERGEENEEQPAGEENEKNRVVSKLGLFSLDHL